Part of the Candidatus Thorarchaeota archaeon genome is shown below.
TGAAGAAGCACCAATACCCTCAGAACCTGAAGACGAACCTCTACCTCCGGAGCCCACAACTCCATCACCAGTAGCGAGTCCTTCTCCCACTGTCGAGCCTGCTCCTGAAGAGGTGGAAGAGGAAGAAGTGGAGGAAGCCCCTGCTGAAGAAGCGGAACCGGTCAGTGAATTCTCCGGAGAGGAAAAGGCGGCATTTCTGCTTTATAGCGTGGTAAAACATTCTGAACTGGTCTACGTAGAACGCATTGATGAAAAAGGCAAAAACGGGTTCAAGGTTGAGTTACCGGGGCAATTGGTTTTAACCGTAGAAATCGACGGTAATGTACTTCGCCTACGTCCCTCCGACTTTGGTGACTCTGAAATTTCTGATGCTATCAGAGATGAATATCAGAGATGGGTATGAATCCCATTCATACCCCGTAATTTCCCTCTGAATTCGTTTTTGATTCACCTGGCCAGTCATTGGCGTTGGTCGTCAGTTTAATGAGCTATATATCCGTCACAAAGCTTGGATGTAACAACTCATGAGCCGCTTGCGCTGGAATCCCCTTCTCGGAGAATGGGTAATTACTACTCCCAGTAGAGCTGAACGGCCGTTTCAGGAAACTGATCGAAAATGCCCATTTTGTCCGGGCCAAGAAGAAACAACAGGAAAGTGGAAGGTCCTGACGCTCGACAATAAATTCTCGGCGTTGGACCCAGTAGTTGGACCAGTACCACTTGATGGCGGCTTGGTAATGGATGCACCTGCATACGGGACATGCAAAGTCATTATTCTATCACCAAATCATAATGAACAGATAGAGAATATGGATGATGAACAGATTCTCTTGGTGTTCAACGAGTATCTCGAAGTCTTTGAGAACTTGGACCAGATGAAAGGAATCTCGTATGTGATGCAGTTCGAAAACAGGGGCGAATCCATTGGTGTAAGTCTCAATCATCCCCATGCACAAGTTTACGCTCTCCCCTTCATTCCCCCTCGAATACGTCGTGAAATCAACCAGTCTAAGAAAAGATGGGTGGGAGAGAATACGTGTCTCATATGTGAAATCATACAAAATGAGCTTGAACAGGGAACGCGCATTCTCAAGGAAACTGATGAATTCGTATCCTGTGTCCCCTTCTTTGCCAGACTACCATATGAGGTACATATCTATCCAAAAAGGCATGTTCACAGCTTGAGCGATCTAGATGATAGTTTGCTAGGTCTAGGGAGGATAGTGCGTGATGTTGTCAAAAGATATAGCAATGTCTTTGATGAGACAGCTTACGTCATGTCATTTCACACTCGACCATCCACAGGAGATTATCCATTTTGGCATTTCCATGTAGAGTTCTACCCACCTTGGCGGGACAAGAGCCGACGTAAGCATCTAGCTGGCATAGAACTTGGAGCAGGGACTTACACAAATGATTCTCTCCCTGAGCAACGTGCTCAAGAACTTCGGGAGGCTCTTTAGTGGGTTATTCACATAATCG
Proteins encoded:
- the galT gene encoding galactose-1-phosphate uridylyltransferase — encoded protein: MSRLRWNPLLGEWVITTPSRAERPFQETDRKCPFCPGQEETTGKWKVLTLDNKFSALDPVVGPVPLDGGLVMDAPAYGTCKVIILSPNHNEQIENMDDEQILLVFNEYLEVFENLDQMKGISYVMQFENRGESIGVSLNHPHAQVYALPFIPPRIRREINQSKKRWVGENTCLICEIIQNELEQGTRILKETDEFVSCVPFFARLPYEVHIYPKRHVHSLSDLDDSLLGLGRIVRDVVKRYSNVFDETAYVMSFHTRPSTGDYPFWHFHVEFYPPWRDKSRRKHLAGIELGAGTYTNDSLPEQRAQELREAL